In a single window of the Xylanimonas protaetiae genome:
- the folP gene encoding dihydropteroate synthase, with amino-acid sequence MAASRAWSRDVPVAGLPELSGVGRCLVMGVVNVTPDSFSDGGEWFSPDAGVRHGLELLGEGADILDVGGESTRPGSARVPEDQELARVIPVIERLAAAGAVVSVDTTRARVAERAVAAGARIVNDVSGGLADPGMGRAVAETGAAYVCMHWRGHADVMDSLEVYADVVADVRDELAARMADLEADGVRREQVVLDPGLGFAKSGDLNWPLLARLGELMELGRPVLVGASRKRFLGRLLATAHRDASVDVAVPVPRWPGTTRRPPSRRSPRRQAPGRYASTRRVPATTPYGSRQHGRQADARARRRAREPRRGSKAMTIFASAVLGPDGRPFDQIRLTGVTATGHHGVLPHERAEGQEFRADVVLHLDTRPAATGDDLADTVSYAEVAEEVHAVLAGSPADLVETVAERIAAAVLTWPAVVAVDVRVHKPQAPIAVPFADVEVAIRRDRVKTPVVEAPEPVVTGSFDDGDAAPFLGATPLPAPVPTPLPVPTPLPVPTPLPVTPPVPAALPVPAPVPAPAQPEPAPEPVDRLDADPDEPVEVVLAIGANLGDPQATLRAAVTDLDRLPGIQVTDVSPLARTSAVGGPEDQPDYLNAVLVARTTLSPRALLRATQAVENAHGRVREERWGPRTLDVDIVRYGSLVASADDLELPHPRAHERAFVLVPWAEVQPGADLPGLGGGPVAVLAETAPDRAGIRWMALDWLSEPSVRTGSYPVPAAAPAAAPALDPASDLAFDPAEAPQVVDAGRDDASEVFDVARFDAEGQPEATPRYDAGAGAPEPVAPGAPSEVAAPAEEQAGPESGEPHGADPDATPHDCVRALPFRDPVPAPGAAVPFPAPVPAEPFPRVVPPPFLAEPGVPAAPAAEPPPPAPAVRPPFPPAGPAFPPAGPAFPPAGPAFPPAGPATPVAPFPRVPEAATSYAADAPPASPYQPAQPAVPSPRSRRPRSRPRRRRSRRRPPSPGSRTRPHRTPPHRTPRSRPPRTGSRSPPAPRRASRPRTPTPSAGSPTTPTRSADLRRTSIRVLVLTVVVVAVVVLLVLRALEAQGTRLPPVAWIEDVALVALSALIFWLGWTVRAYQKGNKPDLGALRAARTLVLAKAGALTGAILTGRYLASVLDVVGDLGISAQRDRALAAGIAMLCAILLTVVSLVAERFCELPPSDDDAEGNGNRGPEALTG; translated from the coding sequence GTGGCGGCCTCGCGCGCGTGGTCCCGCGACGTCCCCGTGGCGGGGCTGCCCGAGCTCTCCGGAGTCGGGCGGTGCCTGGTCATGGGCGTCGTCAACGTCACGCCCGACTCGTTCTCCGACGGCGGCGAGTGGTTCTCGCCCGACGCCGGGGTCCGGCACGGGCTGGAGCTGCTCGGTGAGGGCGCCGACATCCTCGACGTCGGCGGGGAGTCCACCCGCCCGGGGTCCGCGCGCGTGCCCGAGGACCAGGAGCTCGCCCGCGTCATCCCCGTGATCGAGCGGCTGGCCGCCGCGGGCGCCGTCGTCTCCGTGGACACCACGCGGGCGCGCGTGGCCGAGCGGGCCGTCGCCGCGGGCGCGCGGATCGTCAACGACGTCTCCGGCGGGCTCGCCGACCCGGGCATGGGCCGCGCGGTCGCCGAGACGGGCGCCGCCTACGTCTGCATGCACTGGCGCGGGCACGCCGACGTCATGGACTCGCTCGAGGTGTACGCGGACGTCGTCGCCGACGTCCGCGACGAGCTCGCCGCCCGGATGGCGGACCTCGAGGCCGACGGCGTGCGGCGCGAGCAGGTCGTGCTCGACCCTGGGCTCGGGTTCGCCAAGTCCGGCGACCTCAACTGGCCGCTGCTGGCCCGCCTCGGCGAGCTCATGGAGCTCGGCCGGCCGGTGCTCGTGGGGGCGTCGCGCAAGCGGTTCCTGGGGCGGCTGCTGGCCACGGCGCACCGGGACGCGTCCGTGGACGTCGCCGTGCCGGTCCCCCGCTGGCCCGGGACGACGCGACGGCCGCCGTCTCGGCGCTCTCCGCGGCGTCAGGCGCCTGGGCGGTACGCGTCCACGCGGCGCGTGCCAGCCACGACGCCGTACGGGTCGCGGCAGCATGGGCGGCAGGCGGATGCGAGGGCTCGGCGACGGGCCCGGGAACCGAGGAGAGGTAGCAAGGCCATGACGATCTTCGCCAGCGCGGTGCTCGGCCCGGACGGGCGACCGTTCGACCAGATCCGCCTGACCGGCGTCACCGCGACGGGCCACCACGGCGTGCTGCCGCACGAGCGTGCCGAGGGCCAGGAGTTCCGCGCCGACGTCGTGCTGCACCTCGACACCCGGCCCGCCGCCACGGGCGACGACCTGGCCGACACCGTGAGCTATGCCGAGGTGGCCGAGGAGGTGCACGCGGTGCTCGCCGGCTCGCCCGCGGACCTCGTCGAGACCGTCGCCGAGCGCATCGCCGCCGCGGTGCTCACGTGGCCCGCCGTCGTCGCCGTCGACGTGCGCGTCCACAAGCCGCAGGCGCCCATCGCCGTGCCGTTCGCCGACGTCGAGGTGGCCATCCGCCGCGACCGCGTCAAGACGCCCGTCGTCGAGGCGCCCGAGCCGGTCGTCACCGGGTCGTTCGACGACGGCGACGCCGCCCCGTTCCTCGGCGCCACCCCGCTCCCGGCGCCCGTGCCGACGCCGCTCCCGGTGCCGACGCCGCTCCCGGTGCCGACGCCGCTCCCGGTGACGCCGCCGGTCCCGGCCGCGCTGCCGGTCCCCGCGCCTGTCCCCGCGCCGGCGCAGCCCGAGCCCGCCCCCGAACCCGTCGACCGTCTCGACGCCGACCCGGACGAGCCCGTCGAGGTCGTCCTCGCCATCGGCGCCAACCTGGGCGACCCGCAGGCCACGCTCCGGGCCGCGGTGACCGACCTCGACCGCCTGCCCGGCATCCAGGTCACCGACGTGTCCCCGCTGGCGCGCACGTCCGCCGTCGGCGGCCCGGAGGACCAGCCCGACTACCTCAACGCCGTCCTCGTCGCGCGCACCACGCTGTCGCCGCGCGCGCTGCTGCGCGCGACGCAGGCCGTGGAGAACGCGCACGGCCGCGTCCGCGAGGAGCGCTGGGGCCCGCGCACGCTCGACGTCGACATCGTGCGGTACGGCTCGCTCGTCGCGAGCGCCGACGACCTCGAGCTGCCGCACCCGCGCGCGCACGAGCGTGCGTTCGTGCTCGTCCCGTGGGCGGAGGTGCAGCCCGGCGCCGACCTGCCCGGCCTGGGCGGCGGCCCCGTCGCGGTGCTCGCCGAGACGGCTCCCGACCGCGCGGGCATCCGCTGGATGGCCCTCGACTGGCTGTCCGAGCCGTCCGTACGGACCGGGTCGTACCCGGTGCCGGCGGCGGCCCCGGCAGCCGCCCCCGCGCTCGACCCCGCCTCCGACCTCGCCTTCGACCCCGCCGAGGCGCCGCAGGTCGTCGACGCCGGCCGCGACGACGCGTCCGAGGTCTTCGACGTCGCCCGGTTCGACGCGGAGGGGCAGCCCGAGGCCACGCCGCGGTACGACGCCGGGGCAGGAGCGCCCGAGCCCGTCGCGCCGGGCGCGCCGTCCGAGGTCGCAGCGCCCGCCGAGGAGCAGGCCGGCCCGGAGTCCGGCGAGCCGCACGGCGCGGACCCGGACGCGACACCCCACGACTGCGTCCGCGCCCTGCCGTTCCGGGACCCGGTCCCGGCTCCGGGTGCGGCAGTGCCGTTCCCGGCTCCCGTCCCGGCGGAACCGTTCCCGCGCGTCGTGCCGCCGCCGTTCCTCGCCGAACCGGGCGTGCCGGCCGCTCCGGCCGCCGAGCCGCCGCCGCCCGCCCCGGCCGTCCGACCGCCGTTCCCGCCGGCCGGTCCTGCCTTCCCGCCGGCCGGTCCAGCCTTCCCGCCAGCCGGTCCAGCCTTCCCGCCGGCCGGCCCCGCGACGCCCGTCGCCCCGTTCCCGCGGGTTCCCGAGGCCGCCACGTCCTACGCCGCCGACGCGCCCCCCGCCTCGCCGTACCAGCCCGCGCAGCCCGCCGTGCCCTCCCCCCGGTCGCGCCGCCCGCGGAGCAGGCCCCGCCGTCGCCGTTCGCGCCGGCGCCCGCCGTCCCCGGGCAGCCGCACGCGTCCGCACCGCACGCCTCCGCACCGCACGCCCCGGTCCCGCCCGCCCCGCACTGGCAGCCGGTCGCCGCCGGCGCCCCGGAGGGCGAGCAGGCCCCGGACCCCGACGCCGAGCGCTGGATCCCCTACGACCCCGACCAGGAGCGCTGACTTGCGCCGCACCTCGATCCGCGTGCTCGTGCTGACGGTCGTCGTCGTCGCTGTCGTCGTCCTGCTGGTGCTGCGCGCGCTCGAGGCACAGGGCACCCGGCTCCCGCCCGTCGCGTGGATCGAGGACGTCGCGCTCGTCGCGCTGTCCGCGCTGATCTTCTGGCTCGGGTGGACGGTGCGCGCGTACCAGAAGGGCAACAAGCCCGACCTCGGCGCGCTGCGCGCGGCCCGCACGCTCGTGCTGGCCAAGGCGGGGGCGCTCACGGGCGCGATCCTCACGGGCCGCTACCTCGCCTCCGTGCTCGACGTCGTCGGCGACCTGGGCATCAGCGCGCAGCGGGACCGGGCCCTCGCCGCGGGCATCGCGATGCTCTGCGCGATCCTGCTGACGGTCGTCAGCCTCGTCGCCGAACGGTTCTGCGAGCTGCCGCCGTCCGACGACGACGCCGAGGGGAACGGCAACCGCGGCCCGGAGGCGCTCACGGGCTGA
- a CDS encoding PH domain-containing protein, translated as MRSWSIVAVALVFVGQQSIERINEAAELQAAVAGLWWKLLLGVVALAVVALGFSALSWRMTAYAVDDDSVHMRRGVVFRQQRHARLDRLQAVDIRQPLLARLFGLAELTLEVAGGSGSAVAIGFLKESDARRLRAELLARAAGVRSRPHEAPAAPAVAPEADPASLAGAPGAAAAPAPGVAAAPVPGGAAPAGPPVPALPVVDDVEEAPEEKLYEVAPGLLVRSLLRSPALWFVTLGLVGVVVAVVVTRQPSVLASMLPIVLAGGSYLFNRFAGEFGFRAALSPDGIRLRHGLLETRAQTIPPGRVQAVRLTQGPLWRGPDWWRVRVNVAGYGPDTNGKQNQTILLPVGPREQALTALWLVLPDLGTDDPLGLLDEGMTGIVPPDGIVRPAVAPTEDRRFTNAPRRARWLDPLSWRRDAFAVTDRALLLRGGRLIRRLDVVPHERTQSLAVAQGPLQRRLGVATFTVHSTPGLVLPTVQHLASDDAARLLTEQAARARAARATAGPERWMERPAPVAPEPGE; from the coding sequence GTGCGCAGCTGGTCGATCGTGGCCGTCGCGCTCGTGTTCGTGGGCCAGCAGTCGATCGAGCGGATCAACGAGGCCGCCGAGCTCCAGGCCGCCGTCGCGGGCCTGTGGTGGAAGCTCCTGCTCGGCGTCGTCGCGCTGGCCGTCGTCGCGCTGGGCTTCTCCGCGCTCTCGTGGCGCATGACGGCGTACGCCGTCGACGACGACTCCGTGCACATGCGACGCGGCGTCGTGTTCCGCCAGCAGCGGCACGCGCGCCTCGACCGGCTCCAGGCCGTCGACATCCGCCAGCCGCTCCTGGCCCGCCTCTTCGGCCTGGCCGAGCTGACGCTCGAGGTCGCGGGCGGCAGCGGCTCCGCCGTCGCCATCGGCTTCCTCAAGGAGAGCGACGCCCGCCGCCTGCGCGCCGAGCTCCTGGCCCGGGCGGCGGGCGTGCGGAGCCGCCCGCACGAGGCCCCGGCGGCCCCCGCCGTCGCGCCGGAGGCGGACCCCGCGAGCCTCGCCGGCGCCCCGGGCGCCGCCGCCGCACCCGCCCCGGGCGTCGCCGCCGCGCCTGTCCCGGGCGGCGCCGCGCCCGCGGGCCCACCCGTCCCGGCCCTGCCCGTCGTCGACGACGTCGAGGAGGCGCCCGAGGAGAAGCTCTACGAGGTCGCCCCCGGCCTGCTCGTGCGCTCGCTGCTGCGCTCGCCGGCCCTGTGGTTCGTCACGCTGGGCCTCGTCGGCGTGGTCGTCGCCGTCGTCGTCACGCGGCAGCCCAGCGTCCTGGCCTCGATGCTCCCGATCGTGCTCGCGGGCGGCAGCTACCTGTTCAACCGGTTCGCGGGGGAGTTCGGCTTCCGCGCCGCGCTGTCGCCCGACGGCATCCGCCTGCGGCACGGCCTCCTGGAGACCCGCGCGCAGACCATCCCGCCGGGCCGCGTGCAGGCCGTCCGCCTCACGCAGGGCCCCCTGTGGCGCGGCCCGGACTGGTGGCGCGTGCGCGTCAACGTCGCAGGGTACGGGCCCGACACGAACGGCAAGCAGAACCAGACCATCCTGCTGCCCGTCGGCCCGCGCGAGCAGGCGCTCACCGCGCTGTGGCTCGTGCTGCCGGACCTCGGCACGGACGACCCGCTCGGCCTGCTCGACGAGGGCATGACGGGCATCGTCCCGCCCGACGGCATCGTCCGGCCCGCCGTCGCGCCCACCGAGGACCGCCGCTTCACCAACGCGCCGCGGCGCGCCCGCTGGCTCGACCCGCTGTCGTGGCGCCGCGACGCCTTCGCCGTCACCGACCGCGCGCTGCTGCTGCGCGGCGGCCGCCTCATCCGGCGCCTCGACGTCGTGCCGCACGAGCGGACGCAGTCGCTCGCCGTCGCGCAGGGCCCGCTCCAGCGCCGGCTCGGCGTGGCCACCTTCACCGTCCACTCGACGCCCGGCCTCGTGCTGCCCACCGTGCAGCACCTCGCCTCCGACGACGCCGCCCGGCTCCTCACCGAGCAGGCCGCCCGCGCCCGCGCCGCCCGCGCGACCGCCGGGCCGGAACGCTGGATGGAGCGGCCCGCGCCCGTCGCCCCGGAGCCGGGGGAGTGA
- the folE gene encoding GTP cyclohydrolase I FolE yields the protein MTTAESVNRRAADVPPVDIPRAEAAVRELLLAVGEDPDREGLRETPARVARAYAEVFAGLRQEPEDVLTTTFDIGHEEMVLVKDIEVYSTCEHHLVPFHGVAHVGYIPSNDGVITGLSKLARLVDVYARRPQVQERLTTQVADALVKILRPRGVIVVIECEHLCMSMRGVHKPGSRTVTSAVRGQMRDPATRAEAMSLVIGK from the coding sequence GTGACGACCGCGGAGAGCGTCAACCGGCGGGCGGCCGACGTGCCCCCGGTCGACATCCCCCGCGCCGAGGCCGCCGTCCGCGAGCTGCTCCTCGCCGTGGGCGAGGACCCGGACCGCGAGGGCCTGCGCGAGACGCCGGCCCGCGTGGCCCGCGCCTACGCGGAGGTCTTCGCCGGGCTGCGCCAGGAGCCCGAGGACGTCCTGACCACCACCTTCGACATCGGTCACGAGGAGATGGTGCTGGTCAAGGACATCGAGGTGTACTCGACGTGCGAGCACCACCTCGTGCCCTTCCACGGCGTCGCGCACGTGGGCTACATCCCCAGCAACGACGGTGTCATCACGGGGCTGTCCAAGCTCGCGCGGCTCGTCGACGTGTACGCCCGCCGCCCGCAGGTACAGGAGCGACTCACCACGCAGGTCGCGGACGCGCTCGTGAAGATCCTGCGCCCCCGCGGCGTCATCGTCGTCATCGAGTGCGAGCACCTGTGCATGTCGATGCGCGGGGTGCACAAGCCCGGCTCGCGGACCGTCACCAGCGCGGTGCGCGGCCAGATGCGCGACCCCGCGACCCGTGCCGAGGCGATGAGCCTCGTCATCGGGAAGTAG
- a CDS encoding Rossmann-like and DUF2520 domain-containing protein — translation MSESRRPGRLGVGVVGAGKVGAVLGSALRSVGHAVVGASGISEDTRERAEALLPGVPLLDVGDVVERAELVLLTVPDDALPDLVAGIARLGGWQPGQLVVHTAGRYGTGVLEPAFRAGAIPLAIHPAMTFTGTSLDLARLEGTTFAVTAPAPVLPIGQALVIELGGEPVVVGEESRAVYHAALEDGRHQLAALVARTAQALEAAGVDRPGRLLHPLLTTTLAAAAHAADLRADDTPPAT, via the coding sequence GTGAGCGAGTCCCGCCGGCCCGGCCGGCTGGGCGTCGGCGTCGTCGGCGCGGGCAAGGTCGGCGCCGTCCTCGGCAGCGCGCTGCGCTCCGTGGGCCACGCCGTCGTCGGCGCGAGCGGCATCAGCGAGGACACGCGCGAGCGCGCGGAGGCGCTGCTGCCCGGCGTCCCGCTGCTCGACGTCGGCGACGTCGTCGAGCGCGCCGAGCTGGTGCTGCTCACGGTGCCCGACGACGCCCTGCCGGACCTCGTCGCGGGCATCGCGCGCCTGGGCGGCTGGCAGCCGGGCCAGCTCGTCGTCCACACCGCGGGCCGGTACGGCACGGGCGTGCTGGAGCCCGCGTTCCGCGCGGGCGCGATCCCGCTGGCCATCCACCCCGCCATGACGTTCACGGGCACGTCGCTCGACCTCGCGCGCCTCGAGGGCACCACGTTCGCGGTGACCGCCCCGGCGCCCGTGCTGCCCATCGGGCAGGCGCTCGTCATCGAGCTCGGCGGCGAGCCCGTCGTCGTCGGCGAGGAGTCCCGCGCCGTCTACCACGCGGCCCTCGAGGACGGCCGCCACCAGCTCGCCGCGCTCGTCGCGCGCACCGCCCAGGCCCTGGAGGCCGCGGGCGTGGACCGCCCGGGCCGCCTGCTCCACCCGCTCCTGACGACGACGCTCGCCGCCGCCGCGCACGCCGCCGACCTGCGCGCCGACGACACCCCGCCCGCGACGTAG
- a CDS encoding PH domain-containing protein, protein MSDPAALFDPAGVEFHGVSHRLITARLVSGGITAGIPFLAGVILAFTVSPWFWLLAGPPALLFAWAAVLVTRQVKAIGYAERDDDLLVRKGILFRQLVVVPYGRMQYVDVKVGPLDRKLGIASVQLHTAAAATDANIPGLPPEEAARLRDRLSARGEARLAGL, encoded by the coding sequence ATGAGCGACCCTGCCGCCCTGTTCGACCCCGCCGGCGTCGAGTTCCACGGCGTCTCCCACCGGCTGATCACCGCACGCCTCGTCAGCGGCGGCATCACCGCCGGTATCCCGTTCCTGGCGGGCGTGATCCTCGCGTTCACGGTCTCGCCGTGGTTCTGGCTGCTCGCCGGCCCGCCCGCGCTGCTCTTCGCGTGGGCCGCGGTCCTGGTGACCCGGCAGGTCAAGGCCATCGGGTACGCCGAGCGTGACGACGACCTGCTCGTGCGCAAGGGCATCCTGTTCCGCCAGCTCGTCGTCGTGCCCTACGGGCGCATGCAGTACGTCGATGTGAAGGTGGGGCCGCTGGACCGCAAGCTCGGCATCGCCTCCGTGCAGCTGCACACGGCCGCCGCGGCGACCGACGCGAACATCCCCGGCCTGCCGCCCGAGGAGGCCGCACGCCTGCGCGACCGCCTCTCGGCGCGCGGCGAGGCCCGGCTGGCGGGCCTGTGA
- the lysS gene encoding lysine--tRNA ligase gives MTSENPAPAETTDDLPEQLRIRREKRERLLAQGGEAYPVGVPVTHTIAQVRDGYGHLEAGQETDDVAGVAGRVVFLRNTGKLCFVTLQDGAGNRLQAMLSLAAVGEDALAAFKADVDLGDHLFVHGRVGSSRRGELSVFADAWQMAAKSLRPLPVLHKDLSEESRVRQRYVDLIARPAARDMVRLRANVVRSLRENFHARDFVEIETPMLQTIASGASARPFTTHMNAYDIELFMRIAPELFLKRAVVGGVERVFEINRNFRNEGADSTHSPEFAMLEAYEAYGDYNTIGALTQNLVQKAAQDVLGTTVVTLPDGEEYDLGGDWAQLTMYGSLSESLGEEITPETSVEDLLKIGTRLELELEHKAVNHGKLVETLWEHRVGDHLTAPTFVRDFPVETSPLVRAHREVPGQVEKWDLYVRGFELATGYSELVDPVVQRERFEAQALLAAAGDDEAMKLDEDFLVAMEYAMPPTGGMGMGLDRLLMALTGLGIRETILFPLVKPHA, from the coding sequence GTGACTTCTGAGAACCCCGCCCCCGCCGAGACGACGGACGACCTGCCCGAGCAGCTGCGCATCCGTCGCGAGAAGCGCGAGCGGCTCCTCGCGCAGGGGGGTGAGGCCTACCCCGTCGGCGTCCCGGTCACGCACACGATCGCCCAGGTCCGCGACGGGTACGGCCACCTCGAGGCCGGCCAGGAGACCGACGACGTCGCCGGCGTCGCGGGCCGCGTCGTGTTCCTGCGCAACACCGGCAAGCTGTGCTTCGTCACGCTCCAGGACGGCGCGGGCAACCGCCTCCAGGCGATGCTGAGCCTCGCCGCGGTGGGCGAGGACGCGCTCGCGGCGTTCAAGGCGGACGTCGACCTGGGCGACCACCTGTTCGTGCACGGCCGCGTCGGGTCGTCGCGCCGCGGGGAGCTGTCGGTCTTCGCCGACGCGTGGCAGATGGCGGCGAAGTCGCTGCGCCCGCTGCCCGTCCTCCACAAGGACCTCAGCGAGGAGTCGCGCGTCCGCCAGCGCTACGTGGACCTCATCGCGCGCCCGGCCGCGCGAGACATGGTGCGCCTGCGCGCGAACGTGGTCCGGTCGCTGCGCGAGAACTTCCACGCGCGCGACTTCGTCGAGATCGAGACGCCGATGCTCCAGACGATTGCGTCCGGCGCGTCGGCGCGTCCTTTCACGACGCACATGAATGCGTACGACATCGAGCTCTTCATGCGTATCGCCCCGGAGCTCTTCCTCAAGCGTGCCGTCGTGGGCGGCGTCGAGCGCGTCTTCGAGATCAACCGCAACTTCCGTAACGAGGGCGCCGACTCGACGCACTCGCCCGAGTTCGCGATGCTCGAGGCCTACGAGGCGTACGGCGACTACAACACCATCGGCGCGCTCACGCAGAATCTCGTGCAGAAGGCCGCGCAGGACGTGCTCGGGACCACGGTGGTCACGCTGCCCGACGGCGAGGAGTACGACCTCGGCGGCGACTGGGCGCAGCTGACCATGTACGGGTCGCTCTCGGAGTCGCTGGGCGAGGAGATCACGCCCGAGACCTCGGTCGAGGACCTGCTCAAGATCGGCACGCGTCTCGAGCTCGAGCTCGAGCACAAGGCGGTCAACCACGGCAAGCTCGTCGAGACCCTGTGGGAGCACCGGGTGGGCGACCACCTCACGGCGCCGACGTTCGTGCGCGACTTCCCCGTCGAGACCAGCCCCCTGGTGCGCGCGCACCGCGAGGTGCCCGGCCAGGTCGAGAAGTGGGACCTGTACGTGCGCGGCTTCGAGCTCGCCACCGGCTACTCGGAGCTCGTCGACCCGGTCGTCCAGCGCGAGCGCTTCGAGGCGCAGGCGCTCCTGGCCGCCGCGGGCGACGACGAGGCCATGAAGCTCGACGAGGACTTCCTCGTGGCGATGGAGTACGCGATGCCGCCCACCGGAGGCATGGGAATGGGCCTGGACCGGTTGCTCATGGCGCTGACCGGTCTCGGTATTCGCGAGACCATCCTTTTCCCGCTCGTGAAGCCGCACGCCTGA
- the ftsH gene encoding ATP-dependent zinc metalloprotease FtsH, whose translation MNIKKIFSGPIIWVVVGLVILALAWGAVATPRTDRIQTYQGLELLRSGKVQSAVITDREQRVELQLKDDFVSGTGDSTRNHGTRVEFFYVEPQGTTVAEAVAAADPPEGFDSRVPQQSIWSSILGLVIPFAIIGAIFWFLMSRMQGGGNRVMGFGKSRAKLISKDMPQVTFADVAGADEAVEELHEIKDFLAEPTKFQAVGAKIPKGVLLYGQPGTGKTLLARAVAGEAGVPFYSISGSDFVEMFVGVGASRVRDLFEQAKQNAPAIIFVDEIDAVGRHRGAGMGGGHDEREQTLNQLLVEMDGFDVKTNVILIAATNRPDILDPALLRPGRFDRQIAVDPPDLKGREAILSVHAKGKPMVPAVDLAAIARRTPGFTGADLANVLNEAALLTARSGAQLIDDRALDEAIDRVVAGPQKRTRVMNVKEQKITAYHEGGHALVAAAMRYTDPVTKVTILPRGRALGYTMVMPLEDKYSTTRNELLDQLAYAMGGRVAEEIVFHDPTTGASNDIEKATSIARKMVTEYGMSEKVGAIKLGTGNGEPFLGRDYGHQRDYSEAVAGTVDHEVRKLIESAHDEAWEVLTQYRDVLDDLVLRLLEKETLNQQELAEVFAPVVKRDARDVWLSSEQRTVHTRGPVMTVAETNGHSDVPVIPQDEAVTDAPLPAPGTVEGIE comes from the coding sequence ATGAACATCAAGAAGATCTTCTCCGGCCCGATCATCTGGGTGGTCGTCGGCCTGGTCATCCTGGCCCTGGCATGGGGTGCCGTGGCGACGCCGCGCACCGACCGCATCCAGACGTACCAGGGCCTCGAGCTGCTGCGCTCGGGCAAGGTGCAGTCCGCCGTCATCACGGACCGTGAGCAGCGCGTCGAGCTCCAGCTCAAGGACGACTTCGTCAGCGGCACCGGGGACAGCACCCGCAACCACGGCACGCGCGTGGAGTTCTTCTACGTCGAGCCGCAGGGCACCACGGTCGCCGAGGCCGTCGCCGCGGCGGACCCGCCGGAGGGCTTCGACTCCCGCGTGCCGCAGCAGAGCATCTGGTCGTCGATCCTCGGCCTGGTGATCCCGTTCGCGATCATCGGCGCGATCTTCTGGTTCCTCATGTCCCGCATGCAGGGCGGCGGGAACCGGGTCATGGGCTTCGGCAAGTCGCGCGCGAAGCTCATCAGCAAGGACATGCCGCAGGTCACGTTCGCCGACGTCGCGGGCGCGGACGAGGCCGTCGAGGAGCTCCACGAGATCAAGGACTTCCTCGCGGAGCCCACCAAGTTCCAGGCCGTCGGCGCCAAGATCCCCAAGGGCGTGCTGCTGTACGGCCAGCCCGGTACCGGCAAGACGCTCCTCGCGCGCGCCGTCGCCGGCGAGGCCGGCGTGCCGTTCTACTCGATCTCCGGCTCGGACTTCGTCGAGATGTTCGTCGGCGTCGGCGCGTCCCGCGTGCGCGACCTGTTCGAGCAGGCCAAGCAGAACGCCCCCGCGATCATCTTCGTCGACGAGATCGACGCCGTCGGCCGCCACCGCGGCGCCGGCATGGGCGGCGGTCACGACGAGCGCGAGCAGACGCTCAACCAGCTGCTCGTCGAGATGGACGGCTTCGACGTCAAGACGAACGTCATCCTCATCGCCGCGACGAACCGCCCCGACATCCTCGACCCGGCGCTGCTGCGCCCGGGCCGCTTCGACCGGCAGATCGCCGTCGACCCGCCGGACCTCAAGGGCCGCGAGGCGATCCTGTCGGTGCACGCCAAGGGCAAGCCCATGGTCCCCGCCGTCGACCTCGCCGCGATCGCGCGCCGCACGCCGGGCTTCACCGGCGCCGACCTGGCGAACGTGCTCAACGAGGCCGCGCTGCTCACGGCCCGCTCGGGCGCCCAGCTCATCGACGACCGCGCGCTGGACGAGGCCATCGACCGCGTCGTGGCCGGCCCGCAGAAGCGCACGCGCGTCATGAACGTCAAGGAGCAGAAGATCACGGCGTACCACGAGGGCGGCCACGCCCTGGTGGCGGCGGCGATGCGCTACACGGACCCGGTCACCAAGGTGACGATCCTGCCGCGCGGCCGCGCGCTGGGCTACACGATGGTCATGCCGCTGGAGGACAAGTACTCCACGACGCGCAACGAGCTGCTCGACCAGCTCGCCTACGCGATGGGCGGCCGCGTGGCCGAGGAGATCGTGTTCCACGACCCCACCACGGGGGCCAGCAACGACATCGAGAAGGCGACCTCCATCGCCCGCAAGATGGTCACCGAGTACGGCATGAGCGAGAAGGTCGGCGCGATCAAGCTCGGCACCGGCAACGGGGAGCCGTTCCTGGGCCGCGACTACGGCCACCAGCGCGACTACTCCGAGGCCGTCGCCGGGACCGTCGACCACGAGGTGCGCAAGCTCATCGAGTCCGCGCACGACGAGGCGTGGGAGGTGCTGACCCAGTACCGCGACGTGCTCGACGACCTGGTGCTGCGCCTGCTCGAGAAGGAGACCCTCAACCAGCAGGAGCTGGCCGAGGTGTTCGCCCCCGTCGTCAAGCGCGACGCGCGCGACGTCTGGCTGTCCTCCGAGCAGCGCACCGTGCACACGCGGGGCCCCGTCATGACGGTGGCCGAGACCAACGGCCACTCGGACGTGCCGGTCATCCCGCAGGACGAGGCCGTCACGGACGCCCCGCTCCCGGCGCCGGGCACCGTCGAGGGCATCGAGTGA